A section of the Mycobacterium sp. 3519A genome encodes:
- a CDS encoding LpqN/LpqT family lipoprotein codes for MSRSLRAGLIAVAAIALGVGLSGCGSDTKSEPTSAAETSTSAAETTTSKAAPTTSAQAAGQNKTIVDYIKENGIVENPVHKGDAGAPTIDLPFPPGWEDAGNRTPEWAYGAILASDPAFAQNPPTIIALVSKLAGNVDPAKILEFAPGEIKNLPGYEGAEEGSPSTLGGFDATQIGGTYTKEGVKRAIAQKTVVIPGQDGLYVLQLNADGTEDQMGALMDATSVIDEQTTITP; via the coding sequence ATGTCACGTTCACTTCGGGCAGGCCTGATCGCCGTGGCGGCGATCGCACTCGGGGTAGGGCTATCCGGCTGCGGATCGGACACCAAATCCGAGCCGACGTCCGCAGCGGAAACGTCCACCTCCGCCGCGGAGACCACCACCAGCAAGGCAGCACCGACGACGTCGGCGCAGGCCGCTGGGCAGAACAAGACGATCGTGGACTACATCAAGGAGAACGGCATCGTCGAGAACCCCGTGCATAAGGGAGATGCCGGCGCGCCGACCATCGACCTGCCGTTCCCGCCGGGATGGGAGGACGCAGGCAACCGCACCCCGGAGTGGGCCTACGGCGCGATCCTGGCGTCGGATCCGGCGTTCGCCCAGAACCCGCCGACGATCATCGCCTTGGTGTCGAAGCTGGCAGGCAACGTCGACCCGGCCAAGATCCTGGAGTTCGCGCCGGGTGAGATCAAGAATCTGCCCGGCTACGAAGGCGCGGAAGAGGGCAGCCCGAGCACGCTCGGCGGGTTCGACGCCACGCAGATCGGCGGCACCTACACCAAAGAGGGTGTCAAGCGCGCGATCGCCCAGAAGACCGTCGTGATCCCCGGCCAGGACGGGCTGTATGTGCTGCAGCTCAACGCCGACGGCACCGAGGACCAGATGGGCGCGTTGATGGATGCGACGTCCGTGATCGACGAGCAGACGACGATCACGCCTTGA
- a CDS encoding DUF5642 family protein — protein MRLFALLAATTSLWLAACGQSPAPPVSTDTAPGAVDPARIGQVRAALPAGYEVATLPARAAPFALWGLGPQWTADPQPCGALADPVSGTAAPKGWSASGPGGIVYAAVAASAASLDPALRNDCAQWTTSAGHTTGTVGFVAAPTIAGAATVGLATSMTTVVEGGTETHSHADTFTAYLGDYVVFVTVVRDPGSPNPQLGLQFASDLLVKTVSALRG, from the coding sequence GTGCGGCTGTTTGCCTTGCTCGCAGCGACGACGTCACTCTGGCTGGCGGCGTGCGGTCAGTCGCCGGCGCCGCCCGTCTCGACGGACACGGCCCCCGGTGCGGTCGATCCGGCGCGGATCGGGCAGGTGCGCGCCGCACTGCCCGCGGGATATGAGGTTGCCACGCTGCCGGCCAGGGCGGCGCCGTTCGCGTTGTGGGGGCTTGGCCCGCAGTGGACCGCCGATCCGCAGCCCTGCGGCGCGCTGGCCGATCCGGTGTCCGGCACGGCTGCGCCCAAAGGGTGGTCGGCGTCGGGGCCCGGCGGGATCGTCTACGCGGCGGTCGCGGCGTCGGCGGCGTCGCTCGATCCGGCGCTGCGCAACGATTGCGCCCAGTGGACGACGTCGGCCGGGCACACCACGGGCACGGTCGGGTTCGTGGCGGCGCCGACTATCGCGGGGGCGGCGACGGTCGGGCTGGCGACGTCGATGACCACGGTCGTCGAGGGCGGCACCGAAACCCATTCGCACGCGGACACGTTCACCGCGTACCTGGGCGACTACGTCGTATTCGTCACGGTGGTTCGCGATCCCGGGTCACCGAATCCTCAACTCGGCCTTCAATTCGCGTCGGACTTGCTGGTGAAAACGGTGTCGGCGTTACGCGGTTGA
- a CDS encoding DUF5642 family protein, translating to MSNRMAIVVGACAGLLTACATGQSADQDLSHADIAHVANVKSSFGSEFKVTSVGPTGIDPRLLGPQPLPQGMTFDPADCGKAASQQVVPAGAKGNMAATTAEGDGNRFIAIAVETSEPVTREDPAQNCQKVGFTGPGVRGLVEVVDAPHIDGVHTLGMHRVVQTTVDGKPRTGELYNYTASFGTFMVIVTANPLVVPGKPVAPVNTQRARDLLTAAVAAVKS from the coding sequence ATGTCGAACCGGATGGCGATCGTTGTCGGTGCGTGCGCAGGACTGTTGACTGCGTGCGCGACCGGACAATCCGCAGACCAGGATCTCTCCCATGCGGACATCGCCCATGTGGCCAACGTGAAGTCGAGCTTCGGGTCGGAGTTCAAGGTGACCAGCGTCGGCCCGACGGGTATCGACCCTCGACTGCTGGGGCCGCAGCCGCTGCCGCAGGGGATGACGTTCGATCCGGCGGACTGCGGGAAGGCGGCCAGCCAGCAGGTGGTGCCCGCGGGCGCGAAGGGCAACATGGCGGCCACGACCGCCGAGGGCGACGGCAACCGGTTCATCGCGATCGCGGTCGAGACGTCGGAACCGGTGACACGTGAGGACCCCGCGCAGAACTGCCAGAAGGTCGGGTTCACCGGACCGGGTGTGCGCGGGCTGGTCGAGGTGGTGGACGCGCCGCACATCGACGGAGTGCACACGCTCGGGATGCACCGGGTGGTGCAGACCACCGTCGACGGCAAGCCGCGCACCGGTGAGTTGTACAACTACACCGCGAGCTTCGGCACGTTCATGGTGATCGTCACGGCCAACCCGCTGGTGGTGCCCGGCAAGCCGGTCGCGCCGGTCAACACGCAGCGGGCGCGGGACCTGCTGACCGCGGCGGTGGCTGCCGTCAAGAGTTAG
- a CDS encoding alpha-ketoglutarate-dependent dioxygenase AlkB translates to MELALQSSLFEHAERRDLGNGAWVEVRSGWLTDSEGLFEELRDTIPWRAERRQMYERVLDVPRLVSFHHLIDEPVPHPRLKQMRRRLNDTYGGELGEPFTTAGLCLYRDGNDSVAWHGDRIGRSSTEDTMVAIVSLGATRVFALRPKGGGKSLRLAHRHGDLLVMGGSCQRTWEHAIPKTTRPVGPRISIQFRPHDVR, encoded by the coding sequence ATGGAGCTGGCGCTTCAAAGCTCTCTGTTCGAGCACGCCGAACGCCGCGACCTAGGAAATGGCGCGTGGGTCGAGGTGCGCTCGGGCTGGCTCACGGATTCCGAAGGGCTGTTCGAGGAGCTGCGTGACACCATCCCGTGGCGCGCCGAGCGCAGGCAGATGTACGAACGCGTACTCGACGTGCCGCGGCTGGTCAGCTTCCACCACCTCATCGACGAACCGGTGCCGCATCCACGGCTCAAGCAGATGCGCCGCAGGCTCAACGACACCTACGGCGGTGAACTCGGCGAACCGTTCACCACAGCGGGCCTGTGCCTGTACCGCGACGGCAACGACAGCGTCGCTTGGCACGGCGACCGGATCGGCCGCAGCAGCACCGAGGACACCATGGTGGCGATCGTGAGCCTCGGCGCCACAAGGGTTTTCGCGCTACGCCCAAAGGGCGGCGGCAAATCGCTACGGTTGGCGCATCGACACGGCGACCTGCTGGTGATGGGCGGATCGTGCCAGCGCACCTGGGAGCACGCGATCCCGAAGACGACGCGCCCGGTCGGCCCGCGGATCAGTATCCAGTTCCGCCCGCACGACGTCCGCTAA
- the soxR gene encoding redox-sensitive transcriptional activator SoxR, translating into MELIHELTPGEMSQRSGVAVSALHFYEREGLIASKRTSGNQRRYARETLRRVAFIRMSQRLGIPLARIREALATLPTDRVPTSKDWATLSAGWRQDLDDRILHLQRLRDNLAGCIGCGCLSLKKCALTNPGDKLAEQGPGAVRL; encoded by the coding sequence ATGGAGCTGATCCACGAACTCACTCCCGGCGAGATGTCGCAGCGCAGTGGCGTCGCCGTCTCGGCACTGCACTTCTACGAACGCGAGGGCCTGATCGCCAGCAAGCGCACCAGCGGCAACCAACGTCGCTACGCGCGGGAAACACTGCGACGAGTCGCCTTCATCCGGATGTCCCAACGCCTCGGCATCCCGCTGGCCCGCATCCGCGAAGCCCTGGCCACCCTACCGACCGACCGCGTGCCGACCAGTAAGGACTGGGCCACACTCTCGGCCGGCTGGCGGCAGGACCTCGACGACCGCATCCTGCACCTGCAACGCTTGCGCGACAACTTGGCAGGCTGCATCGGCTGCGGCTGCCTCAGCCTCAAGAAATGTGCCCTGACCAACCCCGGCGACAAGCTCGCCGAGCAAGGCCCAGGAGCCGTTCGGCTGTAG
- the arcA gene encoding arginine deiminase, with product MSSTIVKVLGVKLGCDSEVGTLRTVILHRPGAELQRLTPRNNDALLFDGLPWVSKAQEEHDAFAEVLASRGVEVLLLADLLTEALSHSGAARMHGISAAVDSRRLGLPLAQELSTYLRTLDAAPLARVLMAGMTFNELPLSGGDLSLVRRMHHGGDFVIDPLPNLLFTRDSSFWIGPRVAITSLALPARVRETSLTDLIYAHHPRFLGVRRAYESRSAPVEGGDVLLLAPGVVAVGVGERTTPAGAEALARSLFDDDLAHTVLAVPIAQERAQMHLDTVCTMVDIDAAVMYPNIVDTLSAFTIHRDGQGGVQIDDAELFVEAAAKAMQIEKLRVIATGLDPVTAEREQWDDGNNTLALAPGVVCAYERNTETNARLADAGIEVLPIAASELGTGRGGPRCMSCPAARDPL from the coding sequence ATGAGCTCAACCATAGTTAAGGTGCTTGGTGTGAAGTTGGGCTGCGACTCCGAGGTCGGCACGCTGCGGACCGTCATCCTGCACCGCCCTGGCGCCGAGTTGCAGCGGCTGACCCCGCGCAACAACGACGCGCTGCTGTTCGACGGACTGCCGTGGGTGTCCAAGGCGCAGGAGGAGCACGACGCGTTCGCGGAGGTGCTCGCGTCGCGTGGGGTCGAGGTGCTGCTGCTGGCGGATCTGCTCACCGAGGCGCTGTCGCACAGCGGGGCGGCGCGGATGCACGGGATTTCGGCCGCGGTCGATTCGCGCAGGCTGGGACTGCCGTTGGCGCAGGAGCTTTCGACGTATCTGCGGACGCTGGACGCCGCGCCGCTGGCGCGGGTGCTGATGGCGGGGATGACATTCAACGAGTTGCCGCTCAGCGGCGGGGATCTGTCGTTGGTGCGGCGGATGCACCACGGCGGGGACTTCGTCATCGACCCGCTGCCGAATCTGTTGTTCACCCGCGACTCATCGTTCTGGATCGGCCCGCGAGTCGCGATCACGTCGCTGGCGTTGCCTGCCCGGGTCCGGGAGACGTCGCTGACGGATTTGATCTATGCGCATCACCCGCGGTTTCTCGGCGTGCGACGAGCGTATGAATCGCGGTCTGCGCCGGTCGAGGGCGGTGACGTGCTGCTGCTGGCACCGGGCGTGGTCGCGGTCGGAGTGGGGGAGCGGACGACGCCCGCGGGCGCGGAAGCGTTGGCGCGCAGCCTGTTCGACGACGACCTGGCGCACACGGTGCTGGCGGTGCCGATCGCGCAGGAGCGCGCGCAGATGCATCTGGACACGGTGTGCACGATGGTCGACATCGACGCGGCGGTCATGTATCCGAATATCGTTGACACGTTGTCGGCGTTCACGATTCACCGCGACGGGCAGGGCGGCGTGCAGATCGACGACGCTGAGTTGTTCGTGGAGGCCGCCGCCAAGGCGATGCAGATCGAGAAGCTGCGGGTGATCGCGACGGGGCTGGACCCGGTGACCGCCGAGCGCGAGCAGTGGGACGACGGCAACAACACGCTGGCGCTGGCGCCCGGTGTGGTGTGCGCATACGAGCGCAACACGGAAACCAATGCGCGGCTTGCTGATGCGGGGATCGAGGTGCTACCGATCGCGGCGTCGGAGTTGGGCACCGGCCGCGGTGGGCCGCGCTGCATGTCGTGCCCGGCCGCCCGCGACCCGCTCTAA
- a CDS encoding dolichyl-phosphate-mannose--protein mannosyltransferase, protein MTATATEARAVPVISPAPLVPVADFGPVDRLQGWAMTAVVTALAAITRFLNLGSPTDAGTPIFDEKHYAPQAWQVLHNHGVEDNPGYGLVVHPPVGKQLIAIGEALFGYNGLGWRFSGAVCGVILVLLVVRIGRRISRSTLVGGMAGLLLICDGVSFVASRTALLDGFLVVFVVAAFGCLIVDRDQVRERMHVALLEGRIGETPWGPRLGVRWWRFGAGVLLGLACATKWSGLYFIVFYGLMTLAFDINARRQYRVPRPWVGAFRRDLGPSLYALVLIPFGVYLASYAPWFASETAVNRHEVGNSIGPDSVLPLPDALRSLWHYTHAAYKFHAGLTNADGNHHPWESKPWTWPMSLRPVLYAIDNQNVPGCGAQSCVKAVMLVGTPAMWFIAVPVLAWAVWRAFVKRDWRYAALLVGYNAGFLPWFADIDRQMYFFYAATMAPFLALIIAMILGDILHKPNQNPERRTLGLIAVCCYLALVITNFAWMYPILTGLPISQATWNMQIWLPSWR, encoded by the coding sequence GTGACAGCTACCGCCACAGAAGCGCGCGCGGTCCCCGTCATCAGTCCCGCGCCCCTGGTACCGGTTGCTGATTTCGGGCCGGTGGACCGGCTGCAGGGCTGGGCGATGACCGCCGTGGTGACCGCGTTGGCGGCGATCACGCGTTTCCTGAATCTCGGCTCGCCGACCGATGCGGGCACGCCGATCTTCGACGAGAAGCACTACGCGCCGCAGGCCTGGCAGGTGCTGCACAACCACGGCGTCGAGGACAATCCCGGCTACGGCCTGGTGGTGCATCCGCCGGTGGGCAAGCAACTGATCGCAATCGGTGAGGCGCTGTTCGGCTACAACGGGCTGGGCTGGCGGTTCTCCGGCGCGGTCTGCGGCGTGATCCTCGTGCTGCTGGTCGTGCGGATCGGGCGGCGCATCAGCCGTTCGACGTTGGTGGGCGGGATGGCAGGCCTGCTGCTGATCTGCGACGGCGTCAGCTTTGTCGCGTCGCGCACCGCGCTGCTGGACGGCTTTTTGGTGGTGTTCGTGGTGGCGGCGTTCGGCTGCTTGATCGTCGACCGCGACCAGGTGCGCGAGCGGATGCACGTCGCGCTGCTGGAAGGCCGCATCGGCGAGACGCCGTGGGGTCCGCGGCTCGGCGTGCGGTGGTGGCGTTTCGGCGCCGGTGTGCTGCTCGGATTGGCTTGTGCGACAAAGTGGTCCGGGTTGTACTTCATCGTCTTCTACGGTCTGATGACCCTGGCGTTCGACATCAATGCGCGCAGGCAGTACCGGGTGCCCCGACCGTGGGTGGGCGCGTTTCGCCGCGACCTGGGCCCGTCGCTGTATGCGTTGGTGCTGATCCCGTTCGGGGTGTACCTGGCGTCGTATGCGCCGTGGTTCGCGTCGGAGACCGCGGTGAACCGGCATGAGGTCGGCAATTCGATCGGGCCGGACAGCGTGCTGCCGCTGCCCGATGCGCTGCGCTCGCTGTGGCATTACACACATGCGGCGTACAAGTTCCACGCCGGGCTGACCAACGCCGACGGTAACCACCATCCGTGGGAGTCGAAGCCGTGGACGTGGCCGATGTCGTTGCGGCCGGTGCTGTACGCGATCGACAACCAGAACGTGCCGGGCTGCGGCGCGCAGTCGTGCGTGAAAGCCGTGATGCTGGTCGGCACGCCTGCGATGTGGTTCATCGCGGTGCCGGTGCTGGCGTGGGCGGTGTGGCGGGCGTTCGTCAAGCGCGACTGGCGCTATGCGGCGCTGCTGGTGGGCTACAACGCCGGATTCCTGCCGTGGTTCGCCGACATCGACCGGCAGATGTACTTCTTCTATGCCGCGACGATGGCGCCGTTCTTGGCGTTGATCATCGCGATGATTCTCGGCGACATCCTGCACAAACCGAATCAGAACCCGGAGCGACGTACGTTGGGCCTGATCGCGGTGTGCTGTTATCTGGCGCTGGTGATCACCAACTTCGCGTGGATGTACCCGATTCTGACGGGTCTGCCGATCTCGCAGGCGACGTGGAACATGCAGATCTGGCTGCCGTCCTGGCGATGA
- the rsmI gene encoding 16S rRNA (cytidine(1402)-2'-O)-methyltransferase: MSAGRLLIAATPLGQPSDASARLVKALASADVIAAEDTRRARALALALEVKPAGKVLSLYDANEATRVPALLDEIRSGATVLLVSDAGMPLINDPGYRLVTACVEADLPVSCLPGPSAVTTALAVSGLPSERFCFEGFAPRKQSARLSWFKALAAEPRTCVFFESPRRLADTLAAAVETLGPERRAVVCRELTKTHEEIRRGTLGELADWASDGVLGEITVVLAGATPRADIATLVAEVNELVDAGARVKDACAQVVEANPGSPSRRELYDAVLRSRD, from the coding sequence ATGAGCGCCGGCCGACTGCTTATCGCCGCCACGCCGTTGGGCCAGCCGTCGGATGCCTCCGCCCGGCTGGTCAAGGCGCTGGCGAGCGCCGATGTGATCGCCGCCGAGGACACCCGCAGGGCCCGCGCGCTCGCCTTGGCGCTGGAAGTCAAGCCCGCGGGCAAGGTGCTCAGCCTCTACGACGCCAACGAGGCGACGCGGGTGCCCGCCCTGCTCGACGAGATTCGCAGCGGCGCGACGGTGCTGCTGGTCAGTGACGCGGGCATGCCGCTGATCAACGATCCTGGCTACCGGCTGGTGACGGCGTGCGTCGAGGCGGACCTGCCGGTCAGTTGCTTGCCGGGCCCTTCGGCGGTGACGACGGCGCTGGCGGTGTCCGGGCTGCCGTCGGAGCGGTTCTGCTTCGAGGGGTTCGCGCCGCGCAAGCAGTCGGCCCGGCTGTCGTGGTTCAAGGCGCTGGCCGCCGAACCGCGCACGTGTGTGTTCTTCGAGTCCCCGCGACGGCTCGCGGACACGCTAGCGGCCGCCGTCGAGACACTGGGGCCAGAGCGCCGCGCGGTCGTGTGCCGCGAGCTGACCAAGACGCACGAGGAGATCCGCCGCGGCACGCTCGGCGAACTCGCGGACTGGGCGAGCGACGGTGTGCTCGGCGAGATCACCGTCGTCCTTGCCGGGGCCACGCCCAGGGCTGACATCGCGACGCTGGTGGCCGAAGTCAACGAACTGGTCGACGCGGGCGCGCGGGTGAAGGATGCCTGCGCGCAGGTTGTCGAGGCCAATCCGGGTTCACCGTCACGACGTGAGCTCTACGACGCCGTTCTGCGCTCGCGCGACTGA